One genomic window of Myxococcales bacterium includes the following:
- a CDS encoding SUMF1/EgtB/PvdO family nonheme iron enzyme, with protein sequence MDRPGQVMRTCALALALAPSCKEAPPPLGEALVVVDTDAPVPALVGRLRVDFYTTAGEWFESRDLAAPDPSAWPLSFSVFTPDEVGPRDVIVRLRAYPEGKTRDYRGERFAPRGATEATPVDKRLVASGVDITPRSEPQPLLTIDRILRISLQPGRVGSARAVLRGACFGTMADLATGASCVDTENARVTPAASALDPDMSLPSVSLQGSFGAAEPCAGAPRAHEVCVPGGAFVFGNASEYGAGDGDGVPERIARVSAFYMDRHEYTVGRWRPLFDADPTGEPGQLVGNDGPIASTSKNELDRALCSASLSPRGREELALTCLTWPVARALCRLVGADLPTEVQWEYAAQVAGRAAKTVYPWGRDAVTCERAVHGRLTGGTLGRSLCTERGAGPAPVDTAGAPGGDVTSLGVVGLGGGVSELVRDAFFSYQSACWRSAGLLDPTCTPDAGPVRQVRGGNWASNAPSVASPRRQAVGIEEYAPTVGFRCVRPSGPGGP encoded by the coding sequence ATGGACCGTCCCGGTCAGGTGATGAGGACGTGCGCGCTGGCGCTCGCGCTGGCCCCGTCGTGCAAGGAGGCGCCGCCGCCCCTCGGCGAGGCGCTCGTCGTCGTGGACACGGACGCGCCGGTGCCCGCCCTCGTGGGCCGGCTGCGCGTCGATTTCTACACGACCGCGGGCGAGTGGTTCGAGTCGAGAGACCTCGCCGCGCCGGATCCCTCCGCCTGGCCGCTGAGCTTCAGCGTCTTCACCCCGGACGAGGTCGGCCCCCGCGACGTGATCGTACGCCTCCGCGCGTACCCCGAAGGCAAGACGCGCGACTACCGGGGCGAGCGTTTCGCGCCCCGCGGCGCCACCGAGGCGACCCCCGTCGACAAGCGCCTCGTGGCGTCGGGGGTGGACATCACGCCACGCTCCGAGCCGCAGCCGCTGCTCACGATCGACCGCATCCTGCGCATCTCGCTCCAGCCCGGCCGGGTCGGGAGCGCGCGCGCCGTCCTCCGCGGGGCCTGCTTTGGGACCATGGCCGACCTCGCGACCGGTGCGTCGTGCGTGGACACGGAGAACGCGCGGGTCACGCCCGCGGCGTCCGCGCTGGACCCCGACATGTCGCTGCCCTCCGTCTCCCTGCAGGGCAGCTTCGGCGCGGCCGAGCCTTGCGCCGGCGCGCCTCGCGCCCACGAGGTGTGTGTGCCCGGCGGTGCGTTCGTGTTCGGCAACGCCAGCGAGTACGGAGCGGGCGACGGAGACGGCGTGCCAGAGCGGATCGCTCGAGTGAGTGCATTTTACATGGATCGTCACGAGTACACCGTTGGGCGCTGGCGCCCCCTCTTCGACGCTGACCCGACGGGTGAGCCGGGGCAGCTCGTCGGCAACGACGGCCCCATCGCGAGCACGTCCAAGAACGAGCTCGACAGGGCGCTCTGCAGCGCGAGCTTGAGCCCGCGCGGCCGCGAGGAGCTCGCGCTGACCTGCCTGACATGGCCCGTCGCCCGTGCGCTCTGCAGACTCGTCGGGGCGGATCTCCCGACCGAGGTGCAGTGGGAATATGCCGCCCAGGTGGCTGGCCGCGCCGCGAAGACGGTGTATCCGTGGGGGCGAGACGCCGTGACCTGCGAGCGCGCGGTGCACGGCCGCCTCACCGGAGGGACCCTCGGCCGAAGCTTGTGCACCGAACGCGGCGCCGGGCCCGCGCCCGTCGACACCGCGGGCGCTCCGGGGGGAGATGTCACGTCGCTCGGTGTCGTCGGCCTCGGCGGCGGGGTCTCCGAGCTCGTGCGCGACGCGTTCTTCAGCTACCAGAGCGCCTGCTGGCGGAGCGCGGGCCTGCTCGATCCGACCTGTACGCCCGACGCCGGGCCCGTGCGGCAGGTCCGCGGCGGGAACTGGGCGTCGAACGCGCCCTCGGTCGCCTCCCCGCGGCGGCAGGCTGTCGGCATCGAGGAGTACGCCCCGACCGTGGGATTCCGTTGCGTTCGCCCTTCCGGCCCCGGTGGGCCCTGA
- a CDS encoding SUMF1/EgtB/PvdO family nonheme iron enzyme, whose translation MRRALSFALLAAACAREPLPPTGHVLLFFDTDAPVPAPAGEAAPEVQPLFDRLQVEIFEPGATSPCDGCRREFALDRRLFSDHRASIQVPATPGVDGYRVRARLYLAAHLVGGRAASPSSTVEVVGALPAAPAEGGGEATVQLATDDVGAPRGTLVSPAPLTAGRPEVSRVGTWLGAARRDCSSPAPTGEVCVPGGAFWMGRPGERAPILEHTADLARLVVVSPHFLDADEATVGDVRGFEKSEIGFIPWSQKTTGASRSDYCSFTATPGSREALPANCTLWTAARHFCLSRGKDLPTEAQFEHVASALVSRRFPWGDDPPACDDAVWGRGGDGYLAPIVAPCRARGQASGPECAGAACAASRRRDSLPLEGGVLRDLAGNVSEWALDRFSRQDEACWSTPGPRRDPLCTLAGQGSPRLAVRGGSWLASGKTLAASSRAAEGLDAYEPFIGFRCARGNAERCGKLKPGLYAGSTRGGDAGTLLTVGVGCSGVVSALGAHRNQGTFQLVGVIDGDAVRLDGADLSPKVTQTFVGRVVDAEHMEGTWTSGDGTSGTWSVGPRP comes from the coding sequence ATGCGCCGGGCCCTCTCCTTCGCGCTCCTGGCCGCCGCGTGCGCGCGCGAGCCGCTCCCGCCCACGGGTCACGTGCTGCTCTTCTTCGATACGGACGCCCCGGTGCCGGCTCCGGCGGGCGAGGCGGCGCCCGAAGTGCAGCCGCTCTTCGATAGGCTCCAGGTGGAGATTTTCGAGCCAGGCGCGACCTCGCCTTGCGACGGATGTCGCCGCGAGTTCGCGCTCGATCGGCGCCTGTTCAGCGACCACCGCGCGTCCATCCAGGTGCCTGCGACGCCCGGGGTCGACGGATACCGGGTTCGCGCCCGCCTCTACCTCGCGGCGCACCTCGTCGGTGGCCGCGCGGCGTCGCCCAGCAGCACGGTCGAGGTCGTCGGTGCGCTGCCGGCAGCTCCCGCGGAGGGAGGCGGCGAAGCCACGGTCCAGCTCGCGACAGACGACGTCGGCGCGCCGCGTGGCACGCTGGTCTCCCCCGCCCCGCTCACCGCGGGTCGCCCCGAGGTGTCCCGCGTCGGCACGTGGCTCGGCGCCGCGAGGCGCGACTGCTCCTCCCCCGCCCCCACGGGAGAGGTGTGTGTGCCCGGTGGCGCGTTCTGGATGGGCCGCCCTGGCGAGCGGGCGCCGATCCTGGAGCACACCGCCGACCTCGCGCGGCTCGTGGTCGTCTCGCCCCATTTTCTGGACGCCGACGAGGCGACGGTTGGCGACGTGCGCGGGTTCGAGAAGAGCGAGATCGGCTTCATCCCATGGAGCCAGAAGACCACCGGCGCGTCGCGCTCCGATTACTGCTCCTTCACCGCGACGCCGGGCTCACGAGAGGCATTGCCTGCAAACTGCACGTTGTGGACCGCGGCCCGACACTTCTGCCTCTCGCGTGGCAAGGACCTCCCCACCGAGGCGCAGTTCGAGCACGTCGCGTCGGCGCTCGTGTCACGCAGATTCCCCTGGGGCGACGATCCGCCCGCGTGCGATGACGCCGTCTGGGGACGCGGCGGCGACGGGTACCTCGCGCCCATCGTTGCGCCGTGCCGCGCGCGCGGCCAGGCCTCCGGGCCCGAGTGCGCCGGCGCCGCGTGCGCCGCCTCACGCCGCCGCGACTCGTTGCCGCTCGAGGGCGGCGTGCTCCGCGACCTCGCCGGCAACGTGAGCGAGTGGGCCCTCGACCGCTTCAGCCGCCAGGACGAGGCGTGCTGGTCGACCCCCGGACCAAGGCGCGATCCGCTCTGCACCCTCGCCGGCCAAGGGAGCCCCCGGCTCGCGGTTCGCGGCGGCTCCTGGCTCGCCAGCGGAAAGACGCTCGCGGCGTCGAGCCGCGCGGCCGAAGGCCTCGACGCCTACGAGCCCTTCATCGGGTTCCGCTGCGCGCGCGGGAACGCTGAGCGGTGCGGCAAGCTCAAGCCGGGGCTCTACGCCGGCTCCACGCGCGGTGGAGACGCAGGCACCCTGCTCACCGTCGGCGTCGGGTGCAGCGGCGTGGTCTCCGCGCTCGGGGCGCACCGCAACCAAGGGACGTTTCAGCTCGTCGGGGTCATCGATGGCGACGCCGTGCGCCTCGACGGCGCGGACCTCTCCCCGAAGGTCACCCAGACCTTCGTCGGCCGGGTCGTCGACGCCGAGCACATGGAGGGCACGTGGACCTCGGGGGACGGGACGTCGGGCACCTGGAGCGTCGGCCCGAGGCCCTGA
- a CDS encoding HesA/MoeB/ThiF family protein has translation MSLSSLRVLVVGVGGLGCPAAWALAEAGVGTLWLADDDEIDVSNLHRQILFGPADVGRDKVATAVAALSTRYPALSVRGHATRFLPSVAAELLDGVDVVVEGADNFATKFLVADACALARKPVVHGAALRWLGTALAVGAVGRPCYRCVFEDLPPGPAPSCADAGVMGPVCGVVGALMADLALRLVAPDLAGPDGAGRPGSAAGTLVSFDGKRLTRRTTRVASRAGCELCGEGAVAPPLVASRYAS, from the coding sequence ATGTCTCTGTCGTCGCTTCGCGTGCTGGTCGTTGGGGTGGGCGGGCTCGGGTGCCCCGCGGCGTGGGCGCTCGCCGAGGCCGGCGTGGGCACCTTGTGGCTCGCCGACGACGACGAGATCGACGTGTCGAACCTGCACCGCCAGATCCTCTTCGGCCCCGCGGACGTGGGCCGCGACAAGGTCGCCACGGCCGTCGCGGCCCTCTCCACGCGGTACCCGGCGCTCTCCGTGCGAGGGCACGCGACGCGGTTTCTGCCCAGCGTCGCCGCTGAGCTCCTCGACGGCGTCGACGTGGTGGTCGAGGGCGCCGACAACTTCGCCACGAAGTTCCTGGTCGCCGACGCGTGCGCCCTCGCGCGCAAGCCCGTCGTCCATGGAGCCGCGCTGCGTTGGCTCGGCACGGCCCTCGCTGTCGGCGCCGTCGGCCGCCCGTGCTACCGCTGCGTGTTCGAGGATCTGCCGCCCGGTCCCGCGCCCAGCTGCGCGGACGCGGGCGTGATGGGGCCCGTGTGTGGGGTCGTGGGGGCGCTCATGGCCGACCTGGCGCTGCGCCTCGTCGCGCCCGACCTGGCGGGCCCGGATGGGGCGGGCAGGCCGGGCTCCGCCGCGGGGACGCTCGTCTCCTTCGACGGAAAGCGCCTCACGCGCCGCACCACCCGCGTCGCGTCGCGCGCCGGGTGCGAGCTCTGCGGTGAGGGCGCGGTGGCGCCGCCGTTGGTCGCCTCCAGGTATGCCTCATGA
- a CDS encoding dipeptidase, whose product MLGSDEAHALHEAHPAIDLHADTLMWCRWLGYDLHKMHEPPLYKAALGGHVDVPRMVEGGMGAQFFGLVSLPIAERPRGMARVIDEQIDALELALARNPSRLRLVRKAREVEACRAEGLVSALLGIEGAHALEGDVSRIDGFARRGVRYLGLLHFSSNEAGFPAYGRGRRDHEGLTKFGVELVERCEDNGVLVDLSHINKRGFLDACRLARRPPIVSHTGVLGAFEHWRNIDDEQLRAVADKGGCVGVIFCPKFLGGDGLEPVVKHMKHIIDVVGEDAVALGSDWDGFIVPTQPLRDPRGLPLLTDALLAAGVSRVAVGKVLRENVMRVLAEA is encoded by the coding sequence ATGCTCGGCTCCGACGAAGCCCACGCGCTCCACGAGGCGCACCCCGCGATCGACCTCCACGCCGACACGCTCATGTGGTGCCGATGGCTGGGCTACGACCTGCACAAGATGCACGAGCCGCCGCTCTACAAGGCAGCGCTCGGCGGCCACGTCGACGTGCCGCGGATGGTCGAGGGCGGGATGGGCGCGCAGTTCTTCGGGCTGGTCTCGCTCCCCATCGCCGAGCGACCGCGGGGGATGGCGCGCGTCATCGACGAGCAGATCGACGCCCTCGAGCTCGCGCTCGCGCGGAACCCCTCCAGGCTCCGCTTGGTCCGCAAGGCCCGCGAGGTCGAGGCGTGCCGAGCGGAAGGCCTCGTCTCGGCGCTGCTCGGGATCGAGGGGGCCCACGCGCTCGAGGGCGACGTGTCGCGCATCGACGGGTTCGCCCGGCGCGGGGTGCGTTACCTCGGGCTGCTCCATTTCAGCTCGAACGAGGCCGGGTTCCCCGCCTATGGGCGCGGTCGGCGCGATCACGAGGGGCTCACCAAGTTCGGCGTCGAGCTCGTCGAGCGCTGCGAAGACAACGGCGTGCTCGTCGATCTGTCGCACATCAACAAGCGCGGCTTCCTCGACGCATGCCGCCTCGCGCGGAGGCCGCCGATCGTGAGCCACACCGGCGTGCTCGGGGCCTTCGAGCACTGGCGCAACATCGACGACGAGCAGCTGCGAGCGGTCGCCGACAAGGGCGGCTGCGTCGGCGTGATCTTCTGCCCGAAATTCCTCGGGGGCGACGGGCTGGAGCCCGTGGTGAAGCACATGAAGCACATCATCGACGTGGTCGGCGAAGACGCGGTCGCCCTTGGGAGCGACTGGGACGGGTTCATCGTGCCGACCCAGCCGCTCCGGGATCCGCGCGGGCTGCCCTTGCTCACCGACGCGCTGCTCGCGGCCGGCGTCTCGCGCGTCGCCGTTGGCAAGGTGTTGCGCGAGAACGTAATGCGCGTGCTTGCGGAGGCCTGA